Part of the Peromyscus maniculatus bairdii isolate BWxNUB_F1_BW_parent chromosome 23, HU_Pman_BW_mat_3.1, whole genome shotgun sequence genome is shown below.
tctcctttcaCCCACCTCCATTCTCCAGAGGATTTACACAGGTCTTGCTGTTTTTTGCATAAGGTAGTCACAGAGTAAGTTGGAGGGGTTAAAGTGACCAAGATGATGAGCAGCTGTGATTGTATGAAGTCCTTCCTGGTGgtagaggctgctgttttccatgcaCCGTGAGTGGTCCTACAAGCACAACCAAAGCTAGGAAGGTAGAGGGTCATGGGGTCCATGCGACTTATGATCCCCAGTTGTCCCACAACAGTTCTGAAGCTGCATTAAGCTGAAAGAGATGCTGATTGGCAGCTCAGACCCAATAGCTGGATGATGAATGCAGGCAAGAGCCTGTTGCTCTGTGTTGGAGGGAGCGGCACTCTGGTGATCTGTCTTGGGTCCCTTCCATGGCTCCTCACCAGGTCTGGAATTCTATTGggccatttcagtttccacacttcaaagcagaaagaaacattaAAGCACCTCTATTAGTGACTTTGGCAGATAAAAGTTCTATGCCATATTCCTCCCCTGATTTCTCCATTCTGAACCTTTGCCCCATTTAGCCAAACTCTTCTCCCTTCCCACGCTGTGGTCCCCATGCTATGCTACCTTcatttgcctcagccttctaggaGTTTACATGAACAGGAAGCTGTGAATTTGCCATCTAATGTACCACATATCTGAAATTCTGGGTCCTCTGAGTCAGTACAACTTTTGATTTAAAAAGGATATTGAAATAGTATATTGAAAATACAATGTAGGAATTCATCTGTGTGGCACATGAAAGTGTTCTCCATGTAGGTctcccctgtcctctctttccttgaAGCCCCTGATGGAAGGGTTAAGGGCTCACCTTggggtgcagcagcagcagcacagtgctCTCAATGCATGGGAAATTCCCTTCCTCACAAGTTTCCAGGCCCTGAATAGCCTGGATCCAGATGTCAGGGGTGCCACCTGGGGCTGATCACTGGGAATGACTGACCCCTGGGATGAatcttcttcacagaagcccaggttcagaatTGCTGTGTGTGTTGCCTCCAAGACTAATTCGGGAGAGGAGAGATTGCCAGGCAGGGTGCCAACAGAATTCCTGTTGACTGCAATGTCCTCTGCAGCAGTGTTGATGACATCAGCCATAagagcatctctttctgggactgtgttttctgaagaggacagcacctccaggaaggaggatctgtgaggcATGGTGTAGCTTCTACATCTTTTGCCTGTTTCCTCCACACCCTCCTCCTTAAAGTGACCCTTCCCAGCATGTGTACTGGTTGTAAATGCTGGTTCACTGGCTCTCttcaaggggagagggaggcgaACAGGAACTGCAGGGCTGTTGGGTAACCAGGGCATCTGCTCTTGCTGATGGCTGCCTCCACCACTCAGctgatatttgagaatgttgCAAGTAGCTGTTACATGATTATCTTCTTGCCTGTGAGTTAGGGATGAAACAATCTCCTCACATGTATAGCCGATGGTGCACATAGTCTCCACGACCttgggcaggatttctttggtAGCAGGCAGTACATGTTCTTGAATTGGGCCCAGCCATGCTCTTTCCACAAGCTGACAGATTGTGAATCGGTACCAGATAGGGACCATGAGTAGTCGGGCAATGATGAAATAACAGGGTTTTGACAGATGGTAGGGAATGGGacacattgtggtggtgatgaccctgtgcataccttcaagggtttcttccatgtatggGAAGTGCCCTGTGACCAGGACATAGAGGACGACacccaagctccacatatcacctgccagtccatcaTAGGGTTTTCTGGccaagatctctggggcccaatagagcaaggagccacagatctcctccaacttctgcccctctgtgatttcaattgccataccaaagtcacaaagctttgcatttcctgctgcatcgactaggatgttttctaatttgatatcacggtgtgcgatgtgtctctggtggaggaagtgaaccgctgacaccacctgccggaaaatccctctagcctcctcctcctttagacAGCCCCGTGCCTGGAGGAAGCTCTCCAGATCTTCTCctgccacatactccataatCAGATAAGTGGTTGTCAGTGAGTCCATCATGTCAAAAAATCGAACGATGTTCCTATGTTCTAAAGACTGAAGGATGTTCAATTCAGTACTGATGTCAGCCACActgttggtgtttttctcaaggaccttgacagccactcgtgtatgagtgggaaggtggcaggccagcttcacctccccAAAGGAACCATAACCTAGAGATGTtaacatcctgaaatccttttcaagaatGTCCTCTTCCATGTGGCTGCCCATGGTGTTCTGATCAATTTCAATCACTTTATCTTGTGAGCAATTTCAGACCCacacaatgctaaaagaaaaagattaatggCGTTTTAGAGGGGAGGACATAGCTTTGGATTCTCTGTTATGAAATTGAGATATCCCAAACAATCTAATGATGCTCTTCAAGGATATAAAAATATTGGAAGAACCCAAACCTAAGGCAGTGGATGAGAAATCTTAGGAAAGATCAGAGTTGGTATAAGTAAATTTGGTATGCAAAGGAAAATCCTGAGCATCCTGAAAGAATGATCTGCTCTGTTCACAGATGAGCCACGATGCAAACAAAGAGAGATCAGATAAAAATAACACTATAGAAAAATCAATGTTGTAACTGATACAACTACAGTCCAGATGGTATTTAGGATGTTACAGTATTGATActccagaaaattataaaatatgaaaggaattccTAGACATGTGTGGatattgagttaaaataaaataaaaacacttaaacacataagtCATAAACACCAGTGTGGATTGGCAACAAAAACAGCTCCAAACAAGGCAGAGCCCAGATCTCATGGATTCCCTGAATCATTGAAAGCTTTGCAGAAGAATGAAGACCAGGGTTATAGAAAatacttcaagaaagaaaaagcaaaggaacacatcCAAACTCATCCCTGTTTAGTGTTAGCCTGATCCCACAACCAAGTAAGCTCAACAAATGGAACAAGTGTGAGCTCCTTtccttgatgaacatagatgtgaaaatcATTCATGAGAGTCCCTCATACTTCACCTCCATCTCAGCAACACACTAAAGAGCCTTTGTTCATGGTCAGAATGGCAGAAGTAACATTTGTAACAAATGGAACAACAGCATAGCACATAAGGAGACTGTGGGAAGAATCCACACTCAGCACAGTGACTAGAAAACTGCTGTGTTATAAGGAAAGTAGCTAAACTAGATATAGTTTTTAGGAGACAAGGCAGGTCCACAAACAGAAACAGGATCTACTTTGTCTCTCCtggtcacaggaaggagagggctagGCTTATGTAAAGTCACAGTATCAGCCACAAAGATATGGTGGGGGACTGACATAGTGCAGAGGAACATGATCAAAGTACAGTATaggcatgtatggaaatgtatcaTGCAACTGattatgaaaatgtatataaaaattatcccaagataacccatactcagaatgataaacatggtatgtattcactcacaagtggatactaggtgCAAAGCAAAGGTTaaccagattacaacccacagctccagagaagctagctaacaatgaAGATGCCAAGAGAGAAGCATAGATAGCCCAacgaaggagaaatagatgagatctacatg
Proteins encoded:
- the LOC121826770 gene encoding putative sperm motility kinase W, which codes for MGSHMEEDILEKDFRMLTSLGYGSFGEVKLACHLPTHTRVAVKVLEKNTNSVADISTELNILQSLEHRNIVRFFDMMDSLTTTYLIMEYVAGEDLESFLQARGCLKEEEARGIFRQVVSAVHFLHQRHIAHRDIKLENILVDAAGNAKLCDFGMAIEITEGQKLEEICGSLLYWAPEILARKPYDGLAGDMWSLGVVLYVLVTGHFPYMEETLEGMHRVITTTMCPIPYHLSKPCYFIIARLLMVPIWYRFTICQLVERAWLGPIQEHVLPATKEILPKVVETMCTIGYTCEEIVSSLTHRQEDNHVTATCNILKYQLSGGGSHQQEQMPWLPNSPAVPVRLPLPLKRASEPAFTTSTHAGKGHFKEEGVEETGKRCRSYTMPHRSSFLEVLSSSENTVPERDALMADVINTAAEDIAVNRNSVGTLPGNLSSPELVLEATHTAILNLGFCEEDSSQGSVIPSDQPQVAPLTSGSRLFRAWKLVRKGISHALRALCCCCCTPSVETEMAQ